The following DNA comes from Castanea sativa cultivar Marrone di Chiusa Pesio chromosome 10, ASM4071231v1.
atatttttaattcaagTATGTTCGTGGGTCAGTAGGTTGTTTGTGTATTGTTTGTTCTCGCGTATTGGACAAATTTGGGGTTACAAGTTTATTGAATTAAGGATTGTGGTACTTCTAGAGAATgataaagaaagtaaaaatgaTTCATCTGCTTCTTTGTTTTCCCTATATATTGGCTGAGCCTCTCACGCGTGGCTGTCATTCTGATTACATGTATTATTTACTTGTCTGCTTCTTGTAGGCTGCAGATTCGCAGATTGTTTCCGATTATGTGCGTTACTTCCTTCATCAACACACGTGAGTGGTTCTTTTCCTGTTTATTTCCTTGACCATTTAAATTGTACGATTAGTTTGGCGCATTGTATCTCTTGGATCATGTTTCATTATATTACTGAGAGTCATCTGTAATTTACTTTATTGATAATCTGAGGTGCTTGTATTGAAACTATGGTTTTAATGAAGGGCGGGGGAGTTATGTCGACCACATTTGGCAGTAACTTAAAAGACTTTTGGTTGTTTTGGTTTATGTCGTTGTCATGTTAGTTACTGTTCCAAGTACTGAAATTTTAATTATCAATTATCTTCATATACAGGATACAGTTAGGGCAGCCTGCAACTGTCAAGGTTGCTGCGAACCTTGTCAGGCTACTAGCCTATAATAACAAGGTCTGAGTTTACTGCTTTAGTTTGTTCAATATGATTGCTTTTTTGCTTTGGTCAGAGTAATATATAATTGTTTCATTGCCGCTCTTTAAATACACtggttttcttcttttgccTCATATATCTATTCATGTTATGgcaacttatcaaaaaaaaatctattcatgTATGGTAGATTGAGTATCAAAATAGGattgattttgagatttttttttttttttttaagaattcttCTTGAGAAGAATAGGACTCTTCAtgaacacaaatatttataccAAAATAAGCCGGTTATGGGCTTCACCATGCAGTTTAGCAAAAATTTGTACCATTAAACTATTTCTAGTTTACCTAAATACTTGCTTTGTCACAATATTTGGACTTGGCAGAACATGTTACAAACTGGCATGATTGTTGGCGGGTGGGACAAGTATGAAGGTGGTAAAATTTATGGAGTTCCTCTTGGTGGAACAATAATAGAGCAGCCTTTTTCAATTGGAGGTATGCTTTTCTTCCGTTTGGCTCATCAATAAATATTCTCTTGTATCCTATGTTTTGCGAGTGCTGCACATTCAAACgttcaatttattattattattagggtaAATTACAGAAAACTACCTTGAGGTTTGAGGAAATACCAAACATATCCACACCTTATAAAAAAATGGTCAATATAATCCTTCAACACAAACGGTGTTAACATCAACCGTTAATAACAAacttttctataaaaaaaataaaaataaaaatcagatctaacTCTCTCTTCATTTCTAGTTCCTAATCTGAGTCTCCcttaactttctttttctttatccaaATCATTCTCTGAAGTTatctccctttttcttcttaaaataaacaacacaGCAATTCTTTAAGGTGATTACTTTGCTACTTTCTGTTTGGtagccaagaaaatcaaagagaaatgcttagaaaatcaaaggaaaatccATAGAAAAAGCCTCATCTCCTCCATTGagtgtttggaagctgagaaaagaaaaagaaaaagaaaaagctccTTAAAAAACAAGCCCTTTTCTCCTCCACAAAGaaacccaagaaaacccaatCCAATCACACCATCTAAGCTCCTAAATCCACCACAAAATTGTCATCAACCACCAAGCGAACATCAAAACTGTTGATACCCATGTCAgccaaacccaaatccaaatccagtCCCACCACCGCAAAATCTCCACACAGAAATAGAGAGATGATAAAGGAAACATCAACCACCAAGCAAACACCAAGCAAACATTTTGATACCCATGTCAGCCAAACCCAAATCCAGTCCCACCACTGCAAGATCTCCACACCGAAAtagagaaatgagaaaggaaaCATCAACCACCAAGCAAACACCAAGCAAACATCAAAATTGTTGATACCCATGTCAGCCAAACCCAAATCCAGTCCCACCACCGCAAGATCACACTAAAAtagagaaatgagaaaggaaaCGGATCCAAGATTTAGACAACCAAAGGCAAAGaaagttgagagagaaagagtaagATTTAGACAACCAAAGGCAAAAAtagttgagagagaaagagtgttAGATGAGATtgtgaaaaggaaaagagaaagaaagccagatttggaaaaaaaaaaatttgagatagaTGGAGAGTACGGTGATACTGAGATAAAGAAAAGAGGTGAGAGAGTGAGAATTTGTTATTATCGGTGGATGTTAACACCGTTTGTGTTGAAGGATTAGATTGGCCATTTTTAACAAGTTGTGGATGTGTTTGGTATTTCCTCAAaccttcttattattattattattattattctatgaAGCACCGACGCGGCAAAATGGCCGCCGAACCCGTGGTGTGGTGAGTGACGCGGCTGCCTGCTCGTCGGTGCCACgctggaaattttttttttttttttttttttttcgtttttcgTTTTTCGTTTCCGGACTCGCGCCAATCGGCTCCGACGCTCGCCGAACCGGGCCAATTCGCGCCAATTCGGGCCGAATTGGATCTTATCGGCCGAATATCGGTGTGTTTCGGCCGGAAATAGGAAATTGGccggttaaaaaaaaaaaaaaaaaaaactcaaaccgAAAATACTTGACACGCTGCTGTCACCGTCTTCACTGGCCTTAGCCcctttcttcttattcttcttcttctttgcttcttcGTCTTCTCGCGAGCCCAGCATTTGTTCTGCACTTctttgataagttttttttttttttgaaaaggatgGTTAAACGCCTTTGGCCAGAGaggctttattttgtttgttgtgcCTCTCTGACCAAACACGTGAGCCCTGAGccatctttctttctctcttttttttttttttttttttaatgagaagcTACACCTACTGCCacatatatcttttattttgtttttgtgctGACCAAATAGGTGAGCCACTgagccactttttttttttttatttatttatttatgggaagccttatctattttaatacctCTGTCAATAATTCAAGTGTCAAAAACTTGTggatacttattattattattattattattagagttttctgttattattatataaaaaagcatgcttagcaatatataaaatatatatataaatatttttaataattttataatcgccgcacccgcaccctattttttcaaaaattgccgagtcctaCACCCGCACCCAAATCTGGAAACGCACCCATGCTtcttagttgttgttgttgttgttgttgttgttgttgttgtcttcttcttcttcttcttcttcttcttcttattattatagCAATTGCACTGTAAGATTCTGTATAAACtgttctccttcttcttcttcttcttcttcttcttattattattatagcaATTGCACTGTAAGATTCTGTATAAACTGTTCTCTTGCAGTCTTTTAGTAGGCTATATATATGAAGGGTtactaatttgaaatttctacttTCCTCTTGGGgctaaaacattttttttttttaataaaaagaacagaaaaaccttaaatctagtTTGGAGGTAGCTTAGCCTGAGGAGTCTAGTGATAAAAGTAGAAGATTGGCTTAGAAAAGGATTTGTTATGCTGCAACTTATAATCTTAATTTCTCTGGCTCCttattgtttgtttctttcgtATACTTCCTTTCTATTTGGAATGGATTGCATTTAGCACTTCACATTCAGAATTTACTATCTTCAAATTAATGGTATAAGTTTTATATGTTGCCTGTTACATGCGGAGCATACATTCATCTTGTGGAAAATTCTTGATCTTGCAGTAATAGCTTTATATGTGCCATATTATATGACATTGTTATCTTTCTATCAGGGTTGGTTCTAACACAATAAATTAGTGTATATGTTATGTGTTTTTGTAATGTATGTTGGGTAAAGTTTTCTTTATGATGCCATCTTTGATATCAACTTCAGTGCTATGTTTTTGCATGAGCGTTTGGTTTGACATACTCTGTGTTTCACAGGATCTGGTTCTAGTTACCTATATGGGTTTTTCGATCAGGCATGGAAAGAAGGAATGACCAAGGATGAAGCTGAGGTATGTAGGTCTTGATCTTTGTAAATGCAAAATTAGTTAATGCCTTTGAGGTGATGATAAAATTCTTTCAAGTTTCTGTGAGATGTGACCTTATTATTATGCTTACATCAACTGAAGGTTACAATCAGGGAGAAGTAATAAACATGacaaccttttttctttttttttttgccttattaTTTCCCCCTTGGCTGTATCTGAAAAGGTCGAgtgtgatttaaaaaaaaaaaaattagtataggAAGAGTCATGATAAcagttatttcttttcttttcgtttGTCATTACTTATTACAAGAGTAGGAATATGTAAGGATGGAGTACGAGGGCAAAACATTTCTTGTAACTCTTACTCTTCTCATTGctcatccaatatatatatatatatacacacacacataagtaTAAAACTGTTATTTTTTGCTGTGCTTTTTAGgctcttaattattttttggtgcTTTACTGCAGCAATTAGTGGTTAAGGCAGTTTCCCTTGCCATTGCACGTGATGGTGCTAGCGGTGGTGTTGTTCGTACTGTAATTGTAAGATTTGTGCTAAGCATTTTCAAGTAGATTCTTTTTCTCCATTCACATGCTCACAAATTGGCTGAAACCCCTTGGTCTTTGAATTTCTTGCAGATAAATTCTGAGGGAGTGACAAGAAACTTCTACCCCGGTGACAAACTTCCATTGTGGCATGAGGAATTGGAGCCACATAACTCACTGTTGGACATACTGAACTCAACAAGTCCTGAGCCAATGAACATTTGAAGTGGAGAATAATTATCATGATAGGGCCTCTAGCCTCACTTTAGTTATTTATGTTTAGCATGCTGCATTTGTTTTCCAGACAGGAACGagattttaatcattttatgtTTGAGAATGGTTCATGTACCATATCTTGCTGGatatatttcttattcaatcTAAATGGGTTGAAGTCCCCCCTGCTTTCTGGGttggcttctcaaaaaaaaaagaagggtttAAGTTATTTGTTATTGCCTGGTGTCATCATAATCTGTTCTCTGGGCCAATTAGAGGTAGCTGGAAATAGATATATTTGCACCTCATCGAGGGTGCCGTTTTGAGTCATATATTCTTGCTCATTGGTCAATGCTCGGATTTCAGATTTTAATACTTATATTTTAGTAAGGTGATTAGTGAGTAAATTCttatttcttgtgattccttttTAGTGgatagaagatttttttttaaatcccttTGATaaaccaaagaagaagaagaagaaaaaaaaccaacgtGAGAATCCAGTTGACTTTGTTTAGACATGAAGGGTCTATTGATTGTGAAAAATTCATGGTAAATTTTGATTGATACAATTATTTgaagaaaagtaataaaatgGATACTTATTATCAACGTCTCTTCTTAAGAatatgttttttgctttttaataGGATGGTTCaagaaaaggggaaaatataaaaaagaaatcccCAGGAAGTTGTGGACGTTGTGGTTTTTGAAGGCATCAATTGTTCAGTATGCCAAGGTGTTTTTGGTATTTATTGGCGTTCTgaataataaaaggaaaaagaaacgtTGAATGCTGATCAATTGATATACGATTCAATACATGCGCATATCAAAAAATGGTGACACATATTCAAATAGAAATAGAatctttgcaatttttttttttggtttctgaCATTCATATAGAAATAGAATCTTGTATTCGCAGAGTGCAATCGATTAAAATGGTGATACATCTTAAAAAATGAATACTTGTTATCATTTAAATAGGTCCAgtgcaattaaaaaatgaatacttGTTATCATCTAAATAGGTCCAGTGCAATTAAGCACTGGACCAAACCTTACCCTTGGCCATTGGGAGGATTCGAGGGATTCGGATCCgagggattc
Coding sequences within:
- the LOC142613139 gene encoding proteasome subunit beta type-6; the protein is MDLGKVNLDAPHSMGTTIIGVTYNGGVVLGADSRTSTGVYVANRASDKITQLTDNVFVCRSGSAADSQIVSDYVRYFLHQHTIQLGQPATVKVAANLVRLLAYNNKNMLQTGMIVGGWDKYEGGKIYGVPLGGTIIEQPFSIGGSGSSYLYGFFDQAWKEGMTKDEAEQLVVKAVSLAIARDGASGGVVRTVIINSEGVTRNFYPGDKLPLWHEELEPHNSLLDILNSTSPEPMNI